AGAGAGAACGCTTTTCCATACAAATCATATAAATCATTTATATtcacgcttcttcttcttcttcttttgtaatGCGCGTGTTAAGCCCAACTTGTAAGACTTATAAACAAAAATGACTTATATGTGTAGCACtcctctttcaaaaattttacacaattcactattaaaattttgaatcacCCAAATAATTTGATTTGGAAGAATAAATCATGAGTGTTTAATTGATAGACATCCATATTACAACGTATATTTGatatcttataaaaaaaatacactaGTATATTATTTTGAAAAGGCTAGGTATATACGTATGGTCTCAACAGAATTGACGTTAATCACATGCCCTAAATTTCAACCCTCTCTCTGCTACTATACCTTCTTCGCCGgtaactctctctctctctctctctctctgctcTAATTTCTAAGCTGCAAGGTTTGTATGCAAATAGGAGAACATGGCAGAAGAGGAATCAAAAGCATTGAACTTCATACCAGAGGTTATACTCAAGAAGCGAAAAAGCAACGAAGCATGGGCTCTCAGGAAAAAGGCTCAGTTAGAGCGCTCCAACTTCCAATCTAACAAGAGCAAGGACGCTACCATCAAAAAGCCCGAGGATTTCGTTATTCAATATCGCAACATGGTAACTCCTGTCTCTCTCTGTCTCTGCCAGAACTTGATTCATTCTATTTCTGAGTTGCGTGCTTTGTTGCTATATTCATGTGTAGGAGCTGGACCTTATTAGAGTGAAGCGCAGAGTAAAGAGGAAACTTCCACACCTCAACTCAGACTCCAAGTCCTTACTTGTCATTCGGATTCACGGGTCTGTAcctctctctctgtctctccTTTTTGGTTATGTGAATACGACTTATCAAGTGTTTGTATCATTTTTAGGAAAAACGATATGCAtcagaaaacaagaaagaattTGTACAGCTTGGGGTTGAGAAGAGTATTCAGTGCTGTCTTTTTGAAGCCATCAGATGGAGTGTTGGCCAAGTTGCAGAGGGTGGAACCATTTGTTACCTATGGGTAAGAccaacatttttttaatttgttttataacTAGTTAACTATAAATATTTGTTATGAGGTGATTATGTTTTTAGCTGTCAGCGGCAGGGTAGCTTTATGGGGCTTCCATAAAATTTGAAGTTGGTTTCGTTTTTAGCTATGGAGTTGTATAGAATTAGGAGTGTGTTTTGTGTTGGTACTGGATTATTAGATTTGGAATTATCACTTCAAGTTAACTGCAGTTGGTTGTATTGTATCTTCCATCCTGGGGCTGAAatatttactattgtattattgTATAATATATAGTTTAGTATGTCTTGATATGAATAGAATTTTTTGCTTCAATTGTAGGCATAGCAAGGTCAAATGAGTTACTTGATAACTTATATACGACTATACATTATTTGGTGTTTCATATCTATTTGGTAGTTGCTTTTTTATGTTGAAGATATTTTGTAATGAAGattttaactattattattCTACATCAGTTTtagttaattataaatttataagtTGTTCTACTTTAACTTTAGACTTGAGAGCATGTAACTAAGCTACATTGCTTGTGAGTGAACCTAAGATGCTCATGAGAGTCAGGACCACGTTATGTAAATAAAACTAGAGAAAGTTGATATGATGAATTTGATTGAAATTTCCATATGGGTGTTTTATGTATTGTTGATGTTAGATTGTTAGTTGGGCTTATCTGTGTTGGAGGAGAATATATCTTTAAATAATGGCTTAGTGTTTAGTTATATTACGTTGCATGAGGCCTGAGGGTATAGACTCATAAGTAATGGTTTAGCGGATGATGTTAAAATTATTCTTGATTTCTTGAAAATCTGTTTCTTTTGTAGATACCCAAATCTTAAGAGCATAAAGGAGCTAATCTACAAGAAGGGGCACATGAAAATAGAGAAGCGGAAAGTTCCGTTGACAGATAATAACATTATTGAGCAGGTAATATATGGTGTTCCTGGTTTAACTGTGATTTCCCCCTTAACTGTATTTGCGATTCATATTCTTTTATTTGTAGGAATTAGGGAAGTATGGTATTGTATGCATAGAAGACATGGTGCATCAGATCTATAATGTTGGTCCACACTTTAAAGAAGTTATTCGACTTATGTGGCCCTTTGAACTCAACAAACCAGTAGGAGGGTTGACAGGATCAAAAACCCTTTTCAAGGATGGTGGAGACTCTGGAAATCGGGAGGATCTCATCAACGAATTAGTCTCTAAAATGAATTAACCTCGCTCATATATATTGTATcaaaattttgatcttgtttgTGATGCCCCCCAAATCTTGGCTTCAAGGATCTCATTTTCTAGTTACTATTGATATTGATGTTCTTTAGACAAATTATGTtactctttcttttctttttccttgtGTGTTTCGATTAC
The genomic region above belongs to Arachis stenosperma cultivar V10309 chromosome 5, arast.V10309.gnm1.PFL2, whole genome shotgun sequence and contains:
- the LOC130982164 gene encoding 60S ribosomal protein L7-1-like gives rise to the protein MAEEESKALNFIPEVILKKRKSNEAWALRKKAQLERSNFQSNKSKDATIKKPEDFVIQYRNMELDLIRVKRRVKRKLPHLNSDSKSLLVIRIHGKNDMHQKTRKNLYSLGLRRVFSAVFLKPSDGVLAKLQRVEPFVTYGYPNLKSIKELIYKKGHMKIEKRKVPLTDNNIIEQELGKYGIVCIEDMVHQIYNVGPHFKEVIRLMWPFELNKPVGGLTGSKTLFKDGGDSGNREDLINELVSKMN